A DNA window from Drosophila pseudoobscura strain MV-25-SWS-2005 chromosome 2, UCI_Dpse_MV25, whole genome shotgun sequence contains the following coding sequences:
- the beta4GalT7 gene encoding beta-1,4-galactosyltransferase 7: protein MVNISTINWVFVCGLSFCMGGIAVLSFMPLGSDCICPLSNPLAKLVGSGPVQKKSASVTPAPKEQDHVHSTAAHKMAVLVPFRDRFEELLQFVPHITDFLRRQGVAHHIFLLNQVDRFRFNRASLINVGFQFCHEVYDYIAMHDVDLLPRNDDLLYEYPSNMGPLHIAGPKLHPKYHYDNFVGGILLVRREHFQKMNGMSNQYWGWGLEDDEFFVRIRDAGLQVTRPQNIKTGINDTFGHIHNRHHRKRDTQKCFNQKEMTRKRDHKTGLDNVKYKILKVQGLTIEGIDITVLNIMLECDVNKTPWCDCSGTAAAASVVQT, encoded by the exons ATGGTTAATATATCCACCATAAattgggtttttgtttgcgGCCTGTCCTTCTGCATGGGCGGCATTGCGGTTCTAAGTTTCATGCCGCTGGGCTCAG ACTGCATATGCCCCCTGTCAAATCCATTGGCGAAACTTGTTGGAAGTGGACCAGTGCAGAAGAAATCAGCGTCTGTGACACCCGCACCCAAGGAACAGGACCATGTTCACAGCACGGCGGCACACAAGATGGCAGTGTTGGTGCCCTTCCGCGACCGATttgaggagctgctgcagtttGTGCCACATATCACCGATTTCCTTCGGCGGCAAGGTGTTGCCCATCATATATTCCTACTAAATCAAGTGGACAGGTTCCGCTTTAATCGTGCTTCCCTCATCAACGTGGGATTCCAGTTTTGCCACGAGGTCTACGACTATATTGCCATGCACGACGTCGACCTATTGCCCCGCAACGACGATCTTCTCTACGAATACCCCAGCAACATGGGACCCCTGCACATTGCCGGGCCAAAGCTGCATCCGAAATATCACTATGATAACTTTGTTGGTGGTATTTTGCTGGTGCGGCGTGAGCACTTTCAAAAAATGAACGGAATGTCGAATCAATATTGGGGCTGGGGTCTGGAGGACGATGAATTCTTCGTACGCATCCGAGATGCGGGACTGCAGGTCACGCGGCCACAAAACATAAAGACTGGCATCAACGACACATTTGG CCATATTCACAATCGCCACCACCGGAAGCGGGACACTCAAAAGTGCTTCAATCAAAAGGAGATGACCCGCAAGCGGGACCACAAAACGGGTCTCGACAACGTCAAGTACAAAATACTCAAGGTGCAGGGACTGACAATCGAAGGGATCGACATAACCGTGTTGAACATTATGCTTGAATGTGATGTAAATAAAACTCCATGGTGCGACTGCTCGGGGACGGCAGCGGCCGCATCGGTTGTACAAACCTAG
- the EMC6 gene encoding ER membrane protein complex subunit 6 has product MNRVKTAQSKTGEIIAYSEGAIRNNISAVEYCRTSMAAISGCAAGILGLSGTLGFLFYFLSVFVLWLMVLLKSGTQWRKYFISRSNLLTNQFMGGLCTYVLFWTFLYGMVHVY; this is encoded by the exons ATGAATCGAGTAAAGACTGCACAGTCCAAAACCGGCGAAATCATTGCCTACAGCGAAGGAGCGATTCGCAACAACATATCGGCAGTGGAGTACTGCCGTACTTCGATGGCCGCTATTTCGGGCTGTGCTGCTG GAATCTTGGGCTTGAGTGGCACACTGGGATTCCTCTTCTACTTCCTGTCGGTGTTTGTCCTGTggctgatggtgctgctgaAGTCGGGCACACAGTGGCGAAAGTACTTCATTAGCCGCAGCAACCTGCTGACCAACCAATTCATGGGCGGCCTTTGCACCTATGTGCTCTTCTGGACATTCTTGTATGGCATGGTTCATGTGTATTAA
- the LOC6897158 gene encoding 26S proteasome regulatory subunit 8-like, with amino-acid sequence MMKMDVDIALVAVNGGAVKGLGFQSYFMQKISELQFTVAEKNANLRRLQAQRNELNANVRMLREELQLLLEQGSYVGEVIKPMDKNKVLVKVHPEGKYVVDVDKGIDIKDLAPSCRVALRNESYTLHKILPSKVDPLVSLMLVEKVPDSTYEMVGGLDKQIKEIKEVIELPIKHPELFDALGIAQPKGVLLYGPPGTGKTLLARAVAHHTECTFIRVSGSELVQKFIGEGSRMVRELFVMAREHAPSIIFMDEIDSIGSARLETGRGDSEVQRTMLELLNQLDGFEATKNIKVIMATNRIDVLDQALLRPGRVDRKIEFPPPNEEARLDILKIHSRKMNLTRGINLRKIAELIPGASGAEAKGVCTEAGMYALRERRVHVTQEDFEMAVSKVMQKDSEKNMSVKKFWK; translated from the exons ATGATGAAGATGGATGTTGATATTGCGCTTGTGGCCGTCAATGGCGGTGCAGTCAAGGGCCTGGGATTCCAATCATACTTCATGCAGAAGATTTCCGAGTTGCAGTTTACGGTGGCTGAAAAGAACGCCAATCTGCGCCGTCTCCAGGCTCAGCGCAACGAGCTCAATGCAAACG TGCGCATGTTGCGCGAGGAACTGCAGTTGTTGCTGGAACAGGGCAGCTACGTGGGCGAGGTGATAAAGCCAATGGACAAGAATAAGGTGCTGGTGAAGGTACATCCTGAGGGCAAGTACGTGGTGGATGTTGACAAGGGCATAGACATTAAGGACTTGGCTCCCAGCTGCCGCGTGGCGCTGCGCAACGAGAGCTACACTCTGCACAAGATCCTGCCGAGCAAGGTGGATCCGCTTGTGTCTCTGATGCTGGTTGAGAAGGTGCCCGACTCCACTTACGAGATGGTCGGAGGCCTTGACAAGCAGATCAAGGAAATCAAGGAGGTGATCGAGTTACCTATCAAGCATCCCGAGCTCTTCGACGCCCTCGGCATTGCGCAGCCCAAGGGGGTGCTTCTGTACGGGCCGCCCGGCACCGGGAAGACTCTGTTGGCACGCGCCGTGGCCCACCACACCGAGTGCACCTTCATACGCGTCTCCGGATCGGAGCTGGTGCAGAAGTTCATCGGCGAGGGATCGCGCATGGTGCGCGAGCTGTTCGTGATGGCGCGCGAGCACGCTCCGTCTATTATCTTCATGGACGAGATCGACTCGATTGGCTCGGCTCGCTTGGAGACCGGCAGGGGTGACTCCGAGGTGCAGCGCACCATGCTGGAGCTGCTCAATCAGCTGGATGGCTTCGAGGCCACAAAGAACATCAAGGTGATCATGGCCACCAACCGCATTGACGTCCTCGACCAGGCTTTGCTGCGTCCCGGTCGTGTGGACCGCAAAATCGAGTTCCCTCCACCCAACGAAGAGGCGCGCCTCGACATCCTTAAGATCCACTCGCGCAAAATGAACCTCACCCGTGGCATCAACCTGCGCAAGATCGCCGAGCTGATTCCTGGGGCCTCCGGGGCTGAGGCCAAGGGCGTCTGCACCGAGGCCGGAATGTATGCTCTGCGCGAGCGCCGCGTCCACGTCACCCAGGAAGACTTTGAGATGGCCGTATCCAAGGTGATGCAAAAGGACTCGGAGAAGAACATGTCCGTCAAGAAGTTCTGGAAGTAA